CCCGAACTCGAGCGCATCGACCACGACTACCCGCAGCTCCGCCTGACGCTCATCGTGCACCGGGTGGCGCGCTTCGCGGGCGAGCCCCGCGGCCGGGCGGGGCAGGCCATCGCCTGGGTGGCTCCCGGACGCCTCGGCGACTATCCCTTCCCAGCGGCCGACGCCCGCCTGCTCGCCCGCCTGCCCGCGCTGCTCGCGGGCGAGGGAGCCTAGAGCCGCTCGGGCTCCTGGCGCCCCGCGCGGTCCTCTTCG
The sequence above is a segment of the bacterium genome. Coding sequences within it:
- the mutT gene encoding 8-oxo-dGTP diphosphatase MutT, whose protein sequence is MAAGSGAGRITVVAGVLVRAGSVLIARRPDGDPLGAVWEFPGGKLEPGETPAGALARELREELGIAAEIGPELERIDHDYPQLRLTLIVHRVARFAGEPRGRAGQAIAWVAPGRLGDYPFPAADARLLARLPALLAGEGA